Below is a genomic region from Carassius auratus strain Wakin chromosome 2, ASM336829v1, whole genome shotgun sequence.
caaaacttttgatttgaataatgcattagtaaatgttgaaattaacataaactaagattaataaatgctgtagaaggattgctcttgcttagatcattttaactaaagtagttaacaaacattaactaatggaccattattctaaagtgttaccaaataaactACAAATTGTCCATATTTTGGTGTCAGTGGTCTTGTACTGTATGATTTTTAGGGAAAAAATAAGCATGAAGGTCCACAAGTAACTCATTAGGACCATAGTGTCCAGATCATCCAAGAATGTAAGAATGAGATCATACTAAATAGCAACCAACACCAATttgacaaaacataaaatatgtattataaataattgcCATGAGATTGTGTTAGTTTCAATCTCCGCTAAATGGAACCTGATCCCAAAACAGCAACCACTAAACAGTGATCCCTATATGTCCTCAGATGTTTTTCTGAGTCTTTCACCAACCAAAGTTAAGAATATTTACTGACCAATACAAAatcatttgattaaataattacaattacaaggCATCACAAATATGGATGAGAGTAAGAGAGACAGAATCTTACCTGAACAGGTGTGTCTGTTGAAGAGTTGTGACTCGTGTCTGGAGTGGGCGTAAAGGGCGTGTTCTCTGCTGGGTTGATGTTCACTGATTGGCTTGGTTTTGATGACATCTGGGAGGAGTCAGCTGCCGTTGGTGGAGATGTCGGTACAGGGGTTTGTCTCTGCTGGGCCGGGGCAGGCGTAGCCACTAAAGATGTCTGAGTCTCCGGATTTACAGTAGTACCTGCTAATTCTTCCTGATCATCatccacttcattttcatcaCCATCTACAGAGAGGAAGACTTTATATAAAggaacagattttaaaaaatgattaaggTTAGTATTAGAGTTAATTTACCTTTGGTAAAGTCTATGCTGAGTATTGCTCTTCGTTCAGGGCTGAAGTTTGCAGTGAAATGATCCATATTTTCATATCCCCGTTCCACCTTTTCTAAATGAGACACATTCCTCCCTTCTGCTATCCTgaattttaaaagaaagaatgaataagATGGCATAAAGGAGAAgtgattacaatttatttatatacatatcggtaaaatgtttatttaaatcttACTTTTGTAGTAGAGGCTTTGCATTCTGTTAGAGAGACATGTAGATTAAAAACTTAATCCATTGCTTAGGAAAAACATGCTTTATTTtctaatacacaacatttttttgttaaagaaaaGCACGCAAGTCTACAATCCAAAACTTGGCCAACCTGCAAGAAGATGGCCATCTCAGATTCCTCCATCGTCTGAATTCCTGTCTCCACTAATTTGGCTGTGTTATCCAGGTGCTCTCTGTAACTACACAGGTGATTGCTGTGATTAGCAGTGTGTTAAGATtagtgtgcatttatatatatatatatatatatgtgtgtgtgtgtatgtgtgcatttacTTGCACTGTAGGCCACCAATGTAGTCAAGTTTCTCCTGCTGTTCTGCGGTGATCTTCAGTGTGAGTTCTCCTCTGCGCTCTTCCAGAAGAGCATACAGACGATCAAACCACTCACATACACGAGACTTCTGCCTACGACCGTTCTcctacatacaaacacacatgcactgacATCCATGCATGGACCATAATGTAAGAAATAACTAAAAGTTGATGACattgtcaaaaaatatatatatctgtatataacaACCACATACCTCCACTGCTCCGCAGCTTTCCTCTAGCTGACTGATGATGCCCTGAATTCTGTCATTGTTGCCAACCAACACAGCAACACCATCGGACAACTCAGTCTGTGCTCACAATCACATAAACATAAACTGATCAATCATCATGAAGATTAAATACAGAGGTGCAGGGAGAGGAAAGCAGAAATATAGATTTAAAGCAGCCTCACTTTCTGGGTCTCATAGACAGATTTGAGTGGAGCAACCTGACAGGACTGATGACTCCCAAAGACTTTACACATCGAACAAGTGGGAACAGAGCAGGTCACACAGTATATATTAATCTTCTCATCCGGATGCTCCTCACACATCAACATGTCATTCTTCAGTTCTGGCTCAGGCTTACTGCTGCtgacacacaaacaaagatttgtaTTAAATTGCCTTGTTTACACCAACTAGTGTTTAAAATGTTGTGCATAAATATATAGagtaataaaaaatgaatcttCAACAAAAACCAAAAAGAGAATTGAGAGACAGTAACTGTTGTTGTTCACGTAGATGTGTTTCCAAATGTGTGCGTGCTGTTGGGGCAACTGATAAGCACAAATTGTGTCTGGAATAGCTCCTATCACATTGGCCTACTTAtagcccaacacacacacatacacaaatggaCAATGTGCTTGAATGGAATAGAATTATTATACAGCATAAATGATTAGAGAAGAGGATATGAAGCAGGTTTAGTTATAGTAAAAGTACCCGCTGGATTCCTGTTTGTACATATCTATGATGTTCTCCACCAATAGGTTCCTTTGCAGGCCATACACCCCATGCCTATCCAGAACCACTTCATGCCTACAGGACGGGCAGCGGAACCGGCCACCAGAGCCCAATGTAGAACCTCCTCGTGTGGGCAGGTAGGGGTTTGAGGcctaaaatacatacaaatacattttaattttcctTACAAGGGGATCTAATATACAAtcacatgcattatatataaataaaacaatacactgACAGAAGAAATATTACTTTATCAATACTGTTGTAATTATTATACAATAATGAGCAGAAAAATATATCAATTACGATGAAGATGAAGAATGAAATCCACCCATTTCACCCATAACTTTACTAACTTTTCCAATTGTACAcacaaatatgtattataaataataagttGTCATTATTATACAGCAGAACAGCTGCTGAGTTTAAAAGCACCAGTAGAAAATCAAGCTTAAACTGGTACTTTTGGGTAGTCTAAACTGTTTACTAGCTGTTCTAAGCCATTCCAAGCACAAGACAGTCTTGAACCACCAAATGTTCATGCCAGCT
It encodes:
- the trim55a gene encoding E3 ubiquitin-protein ligase TRIM63 isoform X2 codes for the protein MESLERQLICPICLEIFTKPVVILPCQHNLCRKCANDIFQASNPYLPTRGGSTLGSGGRFRCPSCRHEVVLDRHGVYGLQRNLLVENIIDMYKQESSGSKPEPELKNDMLMCEEHPDEKINIYCVTCSVPTCSMCKVFGSHQSCQVAPLKSVYETQKTELSDGVAVLVGNNDRIQGIISQLEESCGAVEENGRRQKSRVCEWFDRLYALLEERRGELTLKITAEQQEKLDYIGGLQCNYREHLDNTAKLVETGIQTMEESEMAIFLQNAKPLLQKIAEGRNVSHLEKVERGYENMDHFTANFSPERRAILSIDFTKDGDENEVDDDQEELAGTTVNPETQTSLVATPAPAQQRQTPVPTSPPTAADSSQMSSKPSQSVNINPAENTPFTPTPDTSHNSSTDTPVQVTAGPSQTSEDGTHHVFSFSWLNMPK
- the trim55a gene encoding E3 ubiquitin-protein ligase TRIM63 isoform X1, with the translated sequence MESLERQLICPICLEIFTKPVVILPCQHNLCRKCANDIFQASNPYLPTRGGSTLGSGGRFRCPSCRHEVVLDRHGVYGLQRNLLVENIIDMYKQESSGSSKPEPELKNDMLMCEEHPDEKINIYCVTCSVPTCSMCKVFGSHQSCQVAPLKSVYETQKTELSDGVAVLVGNNDRIQGIISQLEESCGAVEENGRRQKSRVCEWFDRLYALLEERRGELTLKITAEQQEKLDYIGGLQCNYREHLDNTAKLVETGIQTMEESEMAIFLQNAKPLLQKIAEGRNVSHLEKVERGYENMDHFTANFSPERRAILSIDFTKDGDENEVDDDQEELAGTTVNPETQTSLVATPAPAQQRQTPVPTSPPTAADSSQMSSKPSQSVNINPAENTPFTPTPDTSHNSSTDTPVQVTAGPSQTSEDGTHHVFSFSWLNMPK